In one Leptospira dzoumogneensis genomic region, the following are encoded:
- a CDS encoding esterase/lipase family protein produces the protein MLKRAKLMVAGVLFLAAGAVSASGGGSSSKPLAGAYPIVLTHGIFGWGKSTGIVDYWGGNAAYLQSQGATVLTPTVTATNSSAARAAQLKTAIQTAMAANNYTGKVHILGHSQGGLDARYLVSNLSFASKVATLTTINTPHKGSPVASVIEAVIPNWALPYVGTVVNTLVGVVYGQSSQNAVAALKLLTVSGATAFNASVPNASGVKYFSYGSYMIGNDLIQHPAMGLLAPICSIGAPFYGQSIWNDGVVPDDSQRWGTWKGGPSYGVLTTGVDHLEATNALYLGQTWYDTNGYYLKMASNAKSNQ, from the coding sequence ATGTTAAAAAGAGCAAAGTTAATGGTAGCTGGGGTTCTATTCCTAGCAGCGGGAGCAGTGAGCGCGTCTGGTGGAGGTTCTTCAAGTAAGCCTCTAGCTGGAGCTTATCCAATCGTATTGACTCATGGTATTTTCGGTTGGGGTAAATCTACTGGTATTGTTGATTATTGGGGCGGAAACGCAGCTTATCTTCAATCCCAAGGAGCCACTGTTCTTACTCCTACTGTAACTGCTACAAACTCTTCTGCAGCAAGAGCAGCTCAGTTAAAAACGGCAATCCAAACTGCGATGGCAGCAAATAACTACACCGGAAAAGTCCATATCCTTGGACATTCTCAAGGTGGATTGGACGCTCGTTATCTTGTTTCGAATCTTAGTTTTGCAAGTAAAGTAGCAACTCTCACCACAATCAACACTCCTCACAAGGGAAGCCCTGTTGCAAGCGTGATAGAAGCTGTAATCCCGAATTGGGCACTTCCTTATGTAGGAACCGTTGTAAATACTTTGGTAGGAGTTGTTTACGGACAATCCAGCCAAAACGCAGTTGCTGCGTTAAAACTTCTTACTGTAAGCGGAGCTACTGCTTTTAACGCAAGCGTTCCGAATGCTTCCGGAGTTAAGTATTTCTCTTACGGATCTTATATGATCGGTAATGATCTTATCCAACACCCTGCTATGGGACTTCTTGCGCCTATTTGTTCCATCGGAGCTCCTTTCTACGGACAAAGTATATGGAATGACGGTGTGGTTCCGGACGATTCTCAAAGATGGGGAACCTGGAAAGGTGGTCCTTCTTACGGAGTTCTTACCACTGGAGTGGATCACTTAGAAGCAACCAACGCATTATACCTGGGACAAACTTGGTATGATACTAACGGTTATTACCTAAAAATGGCTTCCAACGCAAAAAGTAATCAATAA
- the rpmA gene encoding 50S ribosomal protein L27, with product MAHKKGGGSSKNGRDSQSKRLGVKRFGGELVLAGNILVRQRGTRLNAGKNVGVGKDHTLYSLVEGHVKFEQVSKTKVQVSVYPK from the coding sequence ATGGCACATAAGAAAGGTGGCGGTTCATCCAAAAACGGACGCGATTCCCAATCCAAACGTCTTGGTGTAAAACGTTTCGGAGGAGAGTTGGTTTTAGCGGGCAATATTCTTGTTCGTCAAAGAGGAACCAGACTGAACGCCGGAAAAAACGTTGGTGTAGGTAAAGATCATACACTTTACTCTCTGGTCGAAGGTCACGTTAAATTTGAACAAGTTTCCAAAACTAAAGTTCAAGTTTCCGTTTACCCGAAATAA
- the obgE gene encoding GTPase ObgE produces MEKFLDEVLIEVTAGHGGAGSMHFRREKYVEFGGPDGGDGGIGGNIIMRANLSMVTLDRYLTKRRFRAQDGFPGEGNERSGKKGEDLILFVPLGTQVFDEESGELLYDFVKDDGEFQVVKGGRGGKGNTHFKSSTHQTPKFSQPGEDGEYKHLRLSLKLLADVGIVGLPNAGKSTLLSKITEAHPKIAGYAFTTLAPNLGVVKRKGDIYRYTMADIPGIIEGASKGVGLGLSFLRHIERVKGILYVFDAAALDIIEDFKMLQAELRSYNPELLNRPHLIVLNKIDIWEDQSFTEELLKSVSSLGRVIPISAQKEINLEELLSVMDSTFFQKELEELHFNEEEHRENSDESK; encoded by the coding sequence ATGGAAAAGTTTTTAGATGAAGTACTGATCGAAGTTACCGCCGGACATGGTGGAGCCGGATCCATGCATTTCAGAAGAGAGAAATATGTGGAATTCGGGGGACCTGATGGTGGTGACGGAGGAATTGGCGGCAATATTATCATGCGCGCTAACCTTTCCATGGTTACCTTAGATCGTTATCTTACTAAAAGAAGATTCAGGGCCCAGGACGGATTTCCAGGAGAAGGCAACGAAAGATCCGGTAAAAAGGGAGAGGATCTAATCCTTTTTGTCCCGCTTGGAACGCAGGTATTCGACGAAGAAAGCGGAGAACTACTTTACGATTTTGTAAAGGACGACGGAGAATTCCAAGTTGTCAAAGGCGGGAGAGGAGGAAAAGGGAACACCCATTTCAAATCTTCTACCCACCAAACTCCTAAATTTTCCCAACCTGGAGAAGATGGAGAATATAAACATCTACGCCTCAGCCTAAAACTTTTGGCAGATGTCGGAATTGTAGGACTTCCTAATGCAGGAAAGTCTACCCTACTTTCTAAAATTACGGAAGCTCATCCTAAGATCGCAGGATATGCGTTCACTACTCTTGCTCCCAACCTAGGTGTGGTTAAAAGAAAAGGAGATATCTACCGTTATACTATGGCGGATATTCCCGGGATTATAGAAGGCGCGAGCAAAGGTGTTGGCCTCGGACTTTCCTTTTTAAGACATATAGAAAGAGTAAAAGGTATATTATACGTTTTTGATGCAGCTGCATTGGATATTATAGAAGATTTCAAAATGCTCCAGGCAGAATTGAGATCTTATAATCCGGAACTTCTGAACCGACCCCACTTGATCGTTTTAAATAAAATAGATATCTGGGAAGACCAGAGTTTCACGGAAGAATTACTCAAGTCAGTTTCTTCTTTGGGAAGAGTGATCCCGATCTCCGCCCAAAAAGAGATCAATTTAGAAGAATTACTTTCCGTAATGGATTCCACCTTCTTCCAAAAAGAATTGGAAGAATTACATTTTAACGAAGAAGAACACCGGGAAAATTCAGATGAATCGAAATGA
- a CDS encoding adenylate/guanylate cyclase domain-containing protein, with translation MGPEPTAFRFQYLLSIIFCIFLVSCSSSDAPVAQKGILDLTHWDYRSNPTFNLQGDWAFFPNTFQADPNSEKSPEFRKIPGVWPGSGYALLKLKILLPEKHGRLAIYSKHQATAFEILINGVSAGSSGEPGTSFETSSPDNRPVYYEWDESTKEVDISFKISNFHHRLTGLWFDIRFGDARALYKETLILRDWDLFLSGLFFMSTIYHLGLFFLRRQDRTPLVFALFCFCLFLRLFVTEEKLIQFYFPWADYPLSMNLEYLTMYAALPLGLHFLRHSFPAYFPRIWMLLFYLISFTFSLSTLFPFPIPSRPVPYFQFVFLGGVVFAIVVLFRAIVHREQYSLPIGFAIFALIIAGIFDMLAARQIIFARFIIPIGLFVAILTQTFILSSRYRDLYREKEKLSDRLQRLNETYSRFVPISFLEFLGKGKLEDMRPGDQIKKEMTILFADIRSFTEISESLDSKESFELLNSYISEMEPLIHSNHGFVDKYFGDAIMALFPESSDDAVNAAISMQNRILDYNQRRMAQGNRAIGVGIGIHTGSLMMGLVGSGDRMESTVISDAVHLASKLEALNKYYGSSILISEDTYSKLKSPENFLLRKLDKLKFRGKEAHRAIYELGDHLSKTEKEAFLRSKSNFERGVELFYYGKYLDSGESFREALRVYSGDRAANLYLKRCTEQIYSSTVKVQPGPDLA, from the coding sequence ATGGGTCCTGAGCCGACAGCTTTCCGATTTCAATATTTACTTTCTATAATTTTCTGTATCTTCTTAGTCTCTTGCTCATCTTCGGATGCACCGGTTGCTCAAAAAGGGATCTTAGATTTAACCCATTGGGATTATAGATCCAACCCTACATTCAATCTGCAGGGAGATTGGGCTTTTTTCCCGAATACATTTCAGGCGGATCCTAATTCGGAAAAGTCTCCGGAATTTCGTAAGATCCCCGGAGTTTGGCCCGGTTCCGGTTATGCGCTTCTTAAATTAAAAATACTTCTTCCGGAAAAGCATGGACGTTTAGCGATCTATTCCAAACACCAGGCGACTGCTTTTGAAATTTTGATCAACGGTGTTTCTGCGGGAAGTTCAGGAGAACCGGGAACTTCTTTTGAAACCAGCTCTCCCGACAATAGGCCGGTGTATTATGAATGGGACGAGTCCACAAAGGAAGTGGATATTAGTTTCAAAATTTCTAATTTTCATCATAGGTTGACCGGGCTTTGGTTTGATATCCGTTTCGGTGACGCGAGGGCTCTTTATAAAGAAACTCTAATACTTCGGGACTGGGACCTTTTTCTCTCCGGACTTTTTTTCATGTCCACAATTTACCATCTCGGTCTTTTCTTTCTGAGAAGGCAGGATCGTACTCCTCTGGTATTTGCATTATTCTGTTTTTGTTTATTTTTACGTTTATTCGTGACTGAGGAAAAACTGATCCAATTCTATTTCCCTTGGGCGGATTATCCTCTTTCCATGAATTTGGAATATCTGACCATGTATGCCGCCTTACCCTTAGGGCTTCATTTTCTCAGGCATTCCTTTCCTGCCTATTTTCCTCGAATATGGATGTTATTATTTTATCTGATCTCATTTACATTTTCTTTAAGTACATTATTTCCTTTTCCTATTCCTTCCAGGCCTGTTCCTTATTTTCAATTTGTCTTTTTAGGCGGTGTGGTATTTGCGATCGTAGTACTTTTTAGGGCGATCGTTCATAGAGAACAATATTCTCTTCCTATCGGATTTGCGATCTTTGCTTTGATTATTGCAGGGATTTTCGATATGCTTGCGGCAAGACAGATCATATTCGCTAGATTTATTATCCCGATCGGACTGTTTGTGGCGATTCTCACTCAGACATTCATTCTATCTTCCAGATATAGGGACCTATACAGAGAAAAGGAAAAACTTTCGGATCGTCTGCAGCGCTTGAACGAGACTTACAGTAGATTTGTTCCTATTTCTTTTTTGGAATTTTTAGGAAAAGGAAAGCTGGAGGATATGAGGCCGGGGGATCAGATCAAAAAAGAGATGACCATCCTATTTGCGGATATCAGATCTTTTACGGAAATTTCGGAGAGTCTGGATTCCAAGGAAAGTTTTGAATTATTAAATTCTTATATCTCAGAGATGGAACCTCTGATCCATTCCAATCATGGTTTTGTGGATAAGTATTTCGGAGATGCGATCATGGCCCTATTTCCGGAAAGTTCAGACGACGCGGTAAATGCAGCCATCTCCATGCAGAATCGCATTTTGGATTATAACCAGAGAAGAATGGCCCAAGGAAATCGTGCGATCGGAGTCGGGATAGGGATACACACAGGTTCTTTGATGATGGGTCTGGTCGGTTCGGGAGATCGTATGGAAAGTACAGTGATCTCCGATGCAGTCCATCTCGCTTCTAAATTGGAAGCTTTGAATAAATATTACGGTTCTAGTATATTGATCAGCGAAGATACTTATTCTAAACTAAAATCCCCGGAAAACTTTTTACTTCGTAAATTGGATAAACTTAAGTTTAGAGGAAAAGAAGCACATAGAGCGATCTATGAACTGGGAGATCATTTAAGCAAAACAGAAAAAGAAGCATTCCTAAGATCCAAAAGTAATTTTGAAAGGGGAGTGGAGCTGTTTTATTACGGAAAATATTTGGATTCAGGAGAATCTTTCAGAGAGGCTTTGAGAGTTTACTCCGGAGACAGGGCCGCGAACTTATACTTAAAACGTTGCACGGAACAAATTTATTCTTCGACTGTAAAAGTGCAGCCCGGTCCGGATCTAGCTTAA
- the typA gene encoding translational GTPase TypA encodes MEIRNIAIIAHVDHGKTTLLDGILRQTGAVTAKEDGERIMDHNDLEKEKGITIKAKNTAVVYKGTRINVVDTPGHADFGGEVERVLSTADSCLLLVDAFDGPMPQTRFVLGKSLQLGHRPILVINKIDRDGARPDAVVDMVFDLFSDLGATNEQLDFPIVYASAKQGWAVSQLEDAPGTNLDPLLDTVLSHVPPVKANIEAPLQFQVTSLDYNDYVGRIAIGKIYNGKLQKGMSVIQVSPKPNGRDETQVLKVTKLYNFEGLKRNEIDEAEAGDIVSIAGLPDVFIGDTVCEPGKAAPMPAIEVEEPTVSMYFMVNNSPFASKEGKFVTTRNIRERLDRELETNVAMRLEETEDKDRFKVLGRGELHLSVLIETMRREGFELQVSRPEVIIKKGENGEKLEPYEYLVMDLPDQFTGSIIAELNRRKGELQLMDAHPSGMTRVEFVIPTRGIIGFRGYFVTETKGEGVASSRFLRFDTYKGEIPGRKNGALISMDSGETTGYALWKIQERGELLIDPQTPVYPGMIIGIHSRDNDLEVNPVKEKKLTNVRSSGADEAIRLVPPRKFSLEQNIEFLDDDELLEVTPQSMRLRKRHLDANARKRAAK; translated from the coding sequence ATGGAAATCCGCAATATCGCCATTATCGCACACGTTGACCACGGTAAAACAACCCTTCTAGACGGTATTTTACGCCAAACAGGCGCAGTTACTGCAAAAGAAGACGGTGAAAGAATCATGGATCATAACGATCTCGAAAAAGAAAAAGGGATCACGATCAAGGCCAAAAACACAGCAGTTGTTTATAAAGGCACACGTATCAACGTAGTAGATACACCAGGTCACGCGGACTTCGGAGGAGAGGTGGAGCGAGTTCTTTCCACAGCGGATTCCTGTCTTCTTCTTGTAGACGCATTCGACGGACCCATGCCTCAAACCAGATTCGTATTAGGTAAGTCCCTTCAATTAGGACATAGACCTATTTTAGTTATCAATAAAATAGATAGAGATGGAGCTCGTCCTGACGCTGTGGTCGATATGGTTTTCGACTTGTTCAGCGATTTAGGAGCTACAAACGAACAATTGGATTTCCCGATCGTTTATGCTTCTGCAAAACAAGGTTGGGCGGTCAGCCAATTAGAAGATGCTCCTGGAACCAATTTGGATCCACTTTTAGATACTGTACTTTCACATGTACCTCCTGTTAAAGCGAATATAGAAGCTCCTCTACAATTCCAAGTTACTTCTTTGGATTATAATGATTACGTAGGCCGTATCGCAATCGGTAAGATCTATAACGGTAAACTCCAAAAAGGAATGAGCGTAATCCAAGTTTCCCCTAAACCGAACGGCAGGGACGAAACCCAAGTTTTAAAGGTCACTAAACTTTATAACTTCGAAGGACTCAAAAGGAACGAGATCGATGAGGCAGAAGCTGGAGATATCGTTTCCATCGCAGGATTACCTGATGTATTTATCGGGGACACAGTTTGTGAGCCTGGTAAAGCGGCTCCAATGCCTGCTATCGAAGTAGAAGAGCCAACCGTATCCATGTATTTTATGGTAAACAATTCTCCTTTCGCGAGTAAGGAAGGTAAGTTCGTAACTACCAGAAATATCCGCGAACGTCTGGACAGAGAATTAGAAACAAACGTAGCAATGCGTTTGGAAGAAACGGAAGACAAAGACCGCTTCAAGGTTTTAGGCCGAGGAGAATTACATCTTTCCGTATTGATCGAAACAATGAGAAGAGAAGGTTTCGAACTACAAGTTTCCCGTCCTGAGGTAATCATCAAGAAGGGAGAAAACGGAGAAAAACTAGAGCCTTACGAGTATCTAGTAATGGATCTACCTGACCAATTCACCGGAAGTATTATTGCAGAATTAAACCGTAGAAAGGGAGAGCTTCAGTTAATGGATGCTCATCCGTCCGGAATGACCAGAGTGGAATTCGTAATTCCTACCAGAGGTATCATCGGATTCAGAGGTTACTTCGTAACTGAAACTAAGGGAGAAGGAGTGGCATCCAGCCGATTCCTAAGATTCGACACCTATAAGGGAGAAATTCCCGGAAGAAAGAACGGTGCACTTATCTCCATGGACTCAGGAGAAACCACAGGATATGCACTTTGGAAAATCCAGGAAAGGGGAGAATTACTCATCGATCCTCAAACTCCTGTATATCCGGGAATGATCATAGGTATCCACTCCAGAGATAATGACCTGGAAGTGAACCCGGTAAAAGAGAAAAAGCTTACTAACGTAAGATCTTCCGGAGCGGACGAGGCGATCAGATTAGTTCCTCCTCGTAAGTTCAGCTTAGAGCAGAATATCGAGTTCTTGGACGATGATGAACTTCTGGAAGTAACTCCTCAGAGTATGCGTCTTCGTAAAAGACATTTGGATGCAAACGCAAGAAAGCGCGCTGCCAAATAA
- a CDS encoding MarR family winged helix-turn-helix transcriptional regulator, with product MVEVSKDKIFRYDKSDDSPGFLLWQVTNLWQREIRKVLEPLDLTHAQFVLLAVTHWLELHEEETTQIKIADRAKTDPMTTSTVLRTLESKKLVKRISHETDTRAKLVKTTPEGQKVLKQAVKVVEDFDEDFFSILGGKRKDIVGGLQILSRKSSGKVS from the coding sequence ATGGTAGAAGTGTCTAAGGACAAAATATTCAGATACGATAAATCCGACGATAGTCCTGGATTTTTGTTATGGCAGGTCACGAATCTTTGGCAAAGGGAGATCCGAAAAGTTTTAGAACCATTGGATCTTACCCATGCTCAGTTTGTTCTTTTAGCGGTTACACATTGGTTGGAACTCCATGAGGAAGAGACTACTCAGATCAAAATTGCGGACCGGGCTAAAACGGATCCTATGACTACTTCTACCGTACTTAGAACTCTTGAATCCAAAAAGTTAGTGAAACGTATCTCTCATGAGACCGATACCCGCGCAAAATTAGTGAAGACCACTCCGGAAGGTCAGAAGGTATTAAAACAAGCTGTCAAAGTTGTGGAAGATTTTGATGAGGATTTTTTTTCCATCCTGGGTGGAAAAAGAAAGGATATCGTTGGAGGACTACAAATACTTTCCCGGAAATCATCCGGAAAAGTATCATAA
- a CDS encoding polyketide cyclase — MWKYEYNTTVKGIDAKSLWEARSDVSNWSKWDSDIEWTKIEGEVSVGKEFVLKPRGGFACKVLITESEKPFVFGDVTSLPGAKMKFIHFFKPNQEGTDIKVELSISGPLGFLWKKILGEEQAKGMEEEIRRFSELVREEISKS; from the coding sequence ATGTGGAAGTATGAGTATAATACAACGGTAAAAGGAATAGATGCTAAATCACTTTGGGAAGCAAGATCGGATGTTTCCAATTGGTCCAAATGGGATTCCGATATAGAGTGGACCAAAATAGAAGGAGAAGTTTCCGTAGGTAAGGAATTCGTCCTGAAACCAAGGGGAGGATTCGCATGCAAGGTTCTGATCACTGAATCCGAGAAACCATTCGTATTCGGAGATGTGACTAGCCTTCCTGGAGCCAAAATGAAATTTATACATTTCTTTAAGCCAAACCAAGAAGGAACGGATATCAAGGTGGAGCTGAGTATTTCCGGGCCTTTGGGTTTTCTTTGGAAAAAGATTTTGGGAGAAGAGCAGGCAAAAGGAATGGAAGAAGAGATCCGCAGATTCTCCGAATTAGTCAGAGAGGAGATCTCCAAGTCTTAA
- the rplU gene encoding 50S ribosomal protein L21 produces MFAIISVGNRQFKVTQDLEFLTEKTGKNAGDTFDAKVLLFAENNKVHIGSPELKSAKVSLKVLEDVKGEKVRGYVYKKRKNSQRTWGHRQQLQKVKVVSLSAV; encoded by the coding sequence ATGTTCGCGATCATCTCTGTCGGCAACCGACAATTCAAAGTCACTCAGGATCTTGAATTCCTGACTGAAAAAACCGGTAAAAATGCCGGTGATACCTTCGATGCTAAGGTTCTACTATTCGCTGAAAATAATAAGGTCCATATCGGATCTCCGGAACTCAAATCCGCTAAAGTCTCCCTGAAAGTATTGGAAGATGTAAAAGGAGAAAAAGTGAGAGGATACGTTTACAAAAAACGTAAGAACTCTCAGAGAACCTGGGGACATAGACAACAACTGCAAAAAGTTAAGGTAGTTTCTCTTTCGGCAGTTTGA
- a CDS encoding pirin family protein: MRYLIAKKKDLGDGFFVRRVLPQIEARNVGPFVFLDHMGPLPIKTGTEIVVRPHPHIGLATVTYLYDGVITHRDSIGKVEDIRPFEVNWMTAGSGIVHSERSKLDPEFHILEGIQTWVALPKEFEETSPEFFHHEREELPTVSGGGWELRLIAGSFMGEVSPVKVYSPLFYADLEVEAGAEVELPVPSEQEAGIYVARGKADAEGKIISIGDMAIYPKGGAVKFRAEETSRIVLLGGTPLSTPRHMYWNFVSSSLERIEQAKVDWKEDRFAHVPGETERIPLPEH; this comes from the coding sequence ATGAGATATCTTATCGCTAAGAAAAAAGATTTGGGAGACGGTTTTTTTGTAAGAAGGGTACTTCCACAGATCGAAGCCAGAAATGTGGGACCTTTTGTTTTTCTGGATCATATGGGTCCACTTCCCATCAAGACAGGAACCGAAATTGTAGTTCGTCCTCATCCTCATATAGGTCTTGCCACAGTCACTTATCTGTACGACGGAGTGATCACTCATAGAGATAGTATAGGAAAAGTAGAGGATATCCGCCCATTCGAAGTGAACTGGATGACTGCAGGTTCCGGAATTGTTCATAGCGAAAGATCTAAATTAGATCCTGAATTTCACATTTTAGAAGGTATCCAAACCTGGGTGGCATTGCCAAAAGAATTCGAAGAGACCTCTCCTGAATTTTTTCATCATGAAAGAGAAGAATTGCCAACAGTCAGCGGTGGAGGCTGGGAACTCAGATTGATCGCAGGTTCTTTTATGGGAGAAGTTTCCCCAGTTAAAGTATATTCTCCCTTATTCTATGCGGACCTGGAAGTTGAGGCCGGCGCAGAAGTAGAACTGCCTGTTCCCTCCGAACAAGAAGCAGGCATTTATGTTGCCAGAGGTAAGGCTGACGCAGAAGGAAAGATCATCTCCATAGGAGACATGGCAATCTATCCAAAAGGTGGGGCAGTAAAATTCAGAGCGGAAGAAACTTCTCGAATTGTTCTTCTAGGCGGGACCCCACTTTCTACTCCAAGGCATATGTATTGGAACTTTGTATCCAGCTCTCTGGAAAGAATAGAACAAGCAAAAGTGGATTGGAAAGAAGATCGATTTGCTCATGTGCCGGGGGAGACTGAAAGGATCCCGCTGCCTGAACATTAA
- a CDS encoding Uma2 family endonuclease gives MTNRYAYSYNRNMFAPTLENTPRYHKLRVDLESYKNLEDDGFRYDMVEGVLYVAPSPFYKHNSVQGDFIFSLRTFLKNDPLVKIISDVDVFFPDGGDVLRPDISLLLPDNSADTRKWIEGVPDLIAEVLSFSTKTADLGRKANRYLKLGVKEYWVLDPDSSRVEIWENKGDKWILYSDGKSRLFPGFQFGIDP, from the coding sequence TTGACCAACCGATATGCTTACTCCTATAATCGAAACATGTTCGCTCCTACTCTGGAAAATACTCCCCGTTATCATAAATTACGGGTGGACCTTGAATCCTATAAGAACCTCGAAGACGACGGTTTCCGTTATGATATGGTAGAAGGTGTTCTTTACGTGGCGCCTTCTCCTTTCTATAAACACAATTCCGTCCAGGGAGATTTTATTTTCTCTCTTCGGACCTTTCTTAAAAACGATCCATTAGTCAAAATTATATCCGATGTGGATGTTTTTTTCCCGGATGGAGGAGATGTTTTGCGGCCGGATATTTCCCTTCTTCTTCCGGATAATTCTGCGGACACTAGGAAATGGATCGAAGGTGTTCCGGATCTGATTGCCGAAGTTTTATCCTTTTCCACAAAAACCGCCGATCTAGGCCGAAAAGCAAACCGGTATTTGAAATTGGGCGTAAAGGAATATTGGGTGTTAGATCCTGATTCTTCCCGGGTGGAAATTTGGGAAAACAAAGGAGACAAATGGATATTGTACTCCGACGGGAAAAGCAGATTATTCCCAGGATTCCAGTTTGGGATAGATCCCTAA
- a CDS encoding LIC12353 family lipoprotein — MFRNRFKINVILLTLFGILINCGDGLRGKPTPAIPELAGFYVNERSKEWFENGKIKIQTLWIRRTAKGEMEFSHQILIRLQFSLSENREELKVKSGKLLTSDRELLFFETNGKEFHRNYHGQNTKDPKSWAIRSFGPFMKVKDFNKLIGEGTGRSAELAQDKNSIVFSNGDVYRRIGNPLLGRISINLGKFKKTIDNEAAGVILFPLDAEAFPQTEGKQNFFALFSTTDNVAAGTPIKISEFPGQVQEVFEHVAVVELNKMRPGIAAPSIQNFSSVILDGVVDTKTFSQKESTDELIRRLKQDPNVSKEELIRELEKLKSKE; from the coding sequence ATGTTTCGAAACCGTTTCAAAATAAATGTAATTCTCTTAACCCTGTTTGGTATTCTCATAAACTGCGGAGACGGTTTAAGAGGAAAGCCGACTCCTGCGATCCCGGAACTGGCAGGATTTTATGTGAATGAAAGATCCAAAGAATGGTTCGAAAACGGAAAGATCAAAATACAAACTCTTTGGATCCGGCGTACCGCAAAAGGAGAGATGGAATTCAGTCATCAAATATTGATCAGACTCCAATTCAGTCTGAGCGAAAACAGAGAAGAGTTAAAAGTTAAATCCGGAAAATTACTAACTAGCGATAGAGAACTTTTATTTTTCGAAACAAATGGCAAAGAGTTCCATCGTAACTATCACGGACAAAATACGAAAGATCCTAAAAGCTGGGCAATCCGTTCCTTCGGACCATTTATGAAGGTAAAAGATTTTAATAAATTAATAGGAGAAGGAACCGGAAGATCCGCTGAACTTGCTCAAGACAAAAACTCGATCGTATTTTCTAACGGAGACGTTTATAGAAGGATAGGAAATCCACTCTTAGGCAGGATCTCCATCAATCTAGGAAAATTCAAAAAGACCATCGATAACGAAGCGGCAGGGGTAATATTATTTCCTTTAGATGCGGAAGCATTCCCGCAAACGGAAGGAAAACAAAACTTCTTCGCGCTATTTTCCACTACGGATAATGTAGCCGCAGGAACTCCAATCAAGATCTCTGAATTCCCAGGCCAGGTACAAGAAGTTTTCGAACATGTAGCCGTGGTAGAATTGAATAAAATGAGGCCCGGGATCGCTGCTCCTAGTATCCAAAACTTCTCTTCCGTAATTTTAGACGGAGTTGTGGATACTAAAACATTCTCTCAAAAAGAGAGCACTGACGAATTGATCAGAAGATTAAAACAAGACCCGAATGTTTCTAAAGAGGAATTGATCCGGGAATTGGAAAAACTTAAGAGCAAAGAGTAA
- a CDS encoding ribosomal-processing cysteine protease Prp, with product MIRIKILRKGEEILGLESSGHASKMHGSKGQNLLCAAVGVLIQTLYLHLSKEGLAEEAVIGDGLLDFKILSGKKTDPIVLTSFDLVKSGLVNLKEQYPSEIELIGE from the coding sequence TTGATCCGGATTAAGATACTCCGAAAAGGAGAAGAGATCCTTGGTTTGGAATCTTCCGGGCACGCTTCTAAGATGCACGGATCCAAAGGACAAAATCTTCTCTGCGCCGCTGTCGGAGTACTCATCCAAACTCTTTACTTACATTTAAGCAAAGAAGGTTTGGCAGAAGAAGCGGTGATCGGAGACGGACTCTTGGACTTCAAGATCCTCTCCGGAAAAAAGACCGATCCGATTGTTCTTACGAGTTTTGATCTCGTGAAAAGTGGATTGGTCAACTTGAAGGAACAATATCCTTCGGAAATTGAACTCATAGGAGAATAA